Proteins co-encoded in one Coregonus clupeaformis isolate EN_2021a chromosome 17, ASM2061545v1, whole genome shotgun sequence genomic window:
- the LOC121585860 gene encoding GATA zinc finger domain-containing protein 1 isoform X1, with product MPLGLKPCCAVCKTISSSMWKKGNQGEILCNNCTGKSTSSGASGPSASSNTQQNNGGGKQSKQEIHRRSARLRSTKYKAPASEKKVSTKGKGRRHIFKLKNPIKAPESVSTIITSESVFYKGVYYQMGDVIKVTDEDDGRPYYAQIRGFIQDQYCEKSAALTWLIPTQASPKDLFDPATYIVGPEEDLPRKMEYLEFVCHAPSEYFKSRSCPYPTIPIRPEKGYIWTHIGPTPAIAIK from the exons ATGCCTCTGGGTTTGAAACCATGTTGCGCTGTCTGCAAAACAATCTCATCGTctatgtggaaaaagggaaaccAAGGAGAGATCCTGTGCAATAACTGCACGGGGAAGAGCACCAGCAGTGGAGCATCTGGACCGTCGGCGTCCTCCAACACACAACAGAATAATGGCGGGGGCAAGCAG TCTAAACAAGAGATCCACAGGAGATCAGCACGGTTGAGGAGCACCAAGTACAAAGCCCCTGCCTCTGAGAAAAAGGTGTCTACCAAAGGAAAAGGAAGAAGACACATATTCAAACTAAAAAAT CCAATCAAAGCACCCGAATCTGTTTCCACGATCATCACATCAGAATCAGTCTTTTATAAG GGTGTGTATTATCAGATGGGAGACGTCATCAAAGTGACAGACGAGGATGATGGGAGGCCGTACTATGCACAGATCAGAGGTTTCATCCAGGACCAGTACTGTGAGAAGAGTGCCGCATTGACTTGGTTGATACCAACCCAGGCCAGTCCTAAGGACCTGTTTGATCCTGCCACTTACATTGTTG GTCCAGAGGAGGATCTGCCCAGGAAGATGGAGTACCTGGAGTTTGTGTGCCACGCCCCCTCGGAGTACTTCAAGTCCAGGAGCTGCCCCTACCCCACCATTCCTATCCGTCCAGAGAAAGGCTACATCTGGACCCATATTGGACCCACGCCGGCCATCGCTATCAAATAA
- the LOC121585860 gene encoding GATA zinc finger domain-containing protein 1 isoform X2 translates to MPLGLKPCCAVCKTISSSMWKKGNQGEILCNNCTGKSTSSGASGPSASSNTQQNNGGGKQSKQEIHRRSARLRSTKYKAPASEKKVSTKGKGRRHIFKLKNPIKAPESVSTIITSESVFYKMGDVIKVTDEDDGRPYYAQIRGFIQDQYCEKSAALTWLIPTQASPKDLFDPATYIVGPEEDLPRKMEYLEFVCHAPSEYFKSRSCPYPTIPIRPEKGYIWTHIGPTPAIAIK, encoded by the exons ATGCCTCTGGGTTTGAAACCATGTTGCGCTGTCTGCAAAACAATCTCATCGTctatgtggaaaaagggaaaccAAGGAGAGATCCTGTGCAATAACTGCACGGGGAAGAGCACCAGCAGTGGAGCATCTGGACCGTCGGCGTCCTCCAACACACAACAGAATAATGGCGGGGGCAAGCAG TCTAAACAAGAGATCCACAGGAGATCAGCACGGTTGAGGAGCACCAAGTACAAAGCCCCTGCCTCTGAGAAAAAGGTGTCTACCAAAGGAAAAGGAAGAAGACACATATTCAAACTAAAAAAT CCAATCAAAGCACCCGAATCTGTTTCCACGATCATCACATCAGAATCAGTCTTTTATAAG ATGGGAGACGTCATCAAAGTGACAGACGAGGATGATGGGAGGCCGTACTATGCACAGATCAGAGGTTTCATCCAGGACCAGTACTGTGAGAAGAGTGCCGCATTGACTTGGTTGATACCAACCCAGGCCAGTCCTAAGGACCTGTTTGATCCTGCCACTTACATTGTTG GTCCAGAGGAGGATCTGCCCAGGAAGATGGAGTACCTGGAGTTTGTGTGCCACGCCCCCTCGGAGTACTTCAAGTCCAGGAGCTGCCCCTACCCCACCATTCCTATCCGTCCAGAGAAAGGCTACATCTGGACCCATATTGGACCCACGCCGGCCATCGCTATCAAATAA